In a single window of the Acidobacteriota bacterium genome:
- the kdsB gene encoding 3-deoxy-manno-octulosonate cytidylyltransferase, whose product MEHHGNLSSQNVIAVIPARYSSTRLPGKMLAEIGGLPMVVLTAKRAVKASLVDRVIVATDDDRVAQAAAAHGFEAVMTSPYHASGSDRIAEVAEGLPAGSIIVNVQGDEPLISAETIDHAVEAMLRSDADIVTTSESIDSVDDIFDSNIVKAVVGEDGNAVYFSRSPVPYLRDAAMLHGGDLRKALMSEPQLLSAFRKHTGLYVYRREYLLEFTKMPQSRLEKLEMLEQLRALENGARIMVVNALERSIGVDSEADLERVRGMFTGG is encoded by the coding sequence GTGGAGCACCACGGCAATTTAAGCTCACAAAATGTTATTGCGGTAATACCGGCAAGGTATTCGTCGACCCGTTTGCCCGGAAAAATGCTGGCCGAGATCGGCGGCTTGCCGATGGTGGTGTTGACTGCGAAACGGGCCGTGAAAGCCTCGTTGGTTGACCGGGTTATCGTGGCGACGGACGACGACCGCGTCGCACAGGCTGCGGCTGCTCATGGTTTTGAGGCGGTAATGACCTCGCCGTATCATGCGTCGGGCAGCGACCGTATCGCTGAGGTTGCCGAAGGCCTGCCGGCAGGCTCGATCATAGTGAACGTGCAGGGCGACGAGCCTCTTATTTCGGCGGAAACAATAGACCATGCTGTTGAGGCGATGTTAAGGTCCGACGCGGACATCGTTACGACGTCGGAGTCGATCGATAGCGTTGATGATATTTTTGACAGCAATATCGTTAAGGCGGTCGTCGGCGAGGATGGCAATGCTGTCTATTTTTCTCGATCGCCGGTGCCATATTTGCGCGACGCCGCGATGCTCCACGGCGGCGATCTGCGAAAAGCGTTGATGAGCGAACCGCAACTGCTCTCTGCGTTTCGCAAACATACAGGGCTGTATGTTTACAGGCGTGAATATCTTCTTGAATTCACGAAAATGCCGCAATCGCGGCTGGAAAAATTGGAAATGCTCGAACAGCTCCGAGCATTGGAGAACGGTGCTCGAATAATGGTCGTCAATGCTTTGGAGAGGTCGATCGGGGTTGATAGCGAGGCCGATCTTGAACGTGTCAGAGGAATGTTCACCGGAGGCTAG
- a CDS encoding CPBP family intramembrane metalloprotease gives MAKLSLVVIEESKLPASDDIQSPNSPKWSVGEAIGVWFASVLLIMLIPSLFLLPYLATLSTPVANTDQIMEFAKSDPTSIILQLVGIIPAHLLTLGLAWLVVTRMSRFRFRESLGWERGGFRWWHYFLILSGFFALAAIVGHYFPEQENELLRILKSSREAVYVIAVIATVTAPIVEEVVYRGVVYSSFQAKFGVPAAFAFTTMLFAVVHVPQYYPSFSTIFLLTLLSVILTFIRIVSGNLLPCILLHMFFNGLQSIFLIAEPYLREQIPVEAVATLAK, from the coding sequence TTGGCTAAACTCTCACTCGTGGTAATCGAAGAAAGCAAGCTGCCGGCATCCGACGACATTCAGTCACCTAATTCCCCGAAATGGTCCGTGGGCGAAGCTATCGGCGTATGGTTCGCGAGCGTGTTGCTTATCATGCTCATACCTTCGCTCTTTTTACTGCCGTATCTTGCGACGCTCTCTACGCCTGTCGCCAATACGGACCAGATAATGGAGTTTGCGAAATCTGATCCGACCTCGATAATACTCCAGCTCGTCGGCATCATACCGGCCCATTTGTTGACCCTCGGCCTTGCTTGGCTGGTCGTCACGAGGATGTCCCGATTCAGATTCAGGGAGTCACTCGGTTGGGAACGCGGCGGCTTTCGCTGGTGGCATTATTTTCTTATCTTGTCAGGTTTTTTCGCACTTGCCGCGATCGTTGGACATTATTTTCCCGAACAGGAAAATGAGCTTCTCAGGATCCTGAAAAGTTCGCGAGAGGCGGTATATGTAATCGCAGTGATCGCTACAGTTACGGCTCCTATTGTGGAAGAGGTTGTCTATCGGGGTGTTGTCTACTCGTCGTTCCAAGCGAAATTTGGCGTGCCGGCGGCCTTTGCATTCACAACGATGCTCTTCGCTGTAGTTCACGTGCCGCAGTACTATCCAAGTTTTTCAACGATCTTTCTGCTTACTCTGCTCAGCGTGATACTCACTTTCATCCGAATAGTCTCCGGTAATCTTCTGCCGTGTATCCTACTGCATATGTTCTTCAACGGCTTGCAGTCCATTTTCCTTATAGCTGAACCGTATCTGCGAGAGCAGATCCCGGTAGAGGCCGTGGCCACGCTTGCAAAATAA
- a CDS encoding CTP synthase: MTKYIFVTGGVVSSLGKGIAASSIGCLLEARGLKVQMMKLDPYINVDPGTMSPFQHGEVFVTDDGAETDLDLGHYERFTHAKLSQANNWTSGRIYLSVIEKERRGEYLGKTIQVIPHITDEIKDAVRKVAEMHEPDVLIVEIGGTVGDIESLPFMEAIRQMGNEVGRNNAIFVHVTLVPFIAAAGELKTKPTQHSVRELREIGIAPDVLLCRSDRPLSADLRRKIALFCNVQENAVVSALDVETIYEVPLAFHDQGLDDLIVNTLHLNEQFPTAELRPWRELVATIKEPSEGAVSIAIVGKYVELEDSYKSLREALTHAGVANDLRVNVTWIESENLMKDGYEVDLQDFDAILVPGGFGKRGIGGMLRAIKYARRSGTPYFGICLGMQTACIEFARNVCGMSDADSTEFNEATPFPVIFKLRDLVDVEEYGGTMRLGAWDCSLKEGSLARDVYHRADTISERHRHRYEFNPEFRDVLEREGLVFSGVSPDGKFVEMVELPREVHPYFIACQFHPEYKSKPLDVHPLFDAFVKAAWNNRVRSENLEHDVTSEKPLELPERAEVAAD, translated from the coding sequence ATGACCAAATACATATTTGTTACAGGCGGCGTTGTTTCAAGTCTTGGAAAGGGAATCGCTGCAAGTTCGATAGGATGCTTGCTCGAGGCACGAGGGCTCAAGGTTCAGATGATGAAGCTCGATCCGTATATAAATGTAGATCCGGGCACAATGTCGCCGTTTCAGCACGGCGAGGTCTTTGTGACCGATGACGGAGCTGAGACTGATCTTGATCTAGGCCATTACGAGCGTTTTACCCACGCCAAGCTGTCGCAGGCGAATAATTGGACCAGCGGCCGTATCTATCTTTCCGTTATCGAAAAGGAACGCCGCGGCGAATACCTCGGCAAGACCATTCAGGTCATTCCGCACATCACTGATGAGATAAAGGATGCCGTTCGAAAGGTCGCAGAAATGCACGAACCCGACGTTCTGATCGTCGAGATCGGCGGTACTGTCGGCGACATCGAGTCTCTACCGTTTATGGAAGCCATTCGTCAGATGGGCAACGAGGTCGGGCGGAACAACGCGATCTTTGTGCACGTAACGCTCGTGCCCTTCATTGCCGCCGCCGGAGAATTGAAGACCAAACCGACACAGCACAGCGTCCGCGAGCTCCGCGAGATCGGTATCGCGCCGGACGTTCTGCTTTGCCGTTCGGACAGGCCACTCTCAGCCGATCTTCGTCGAAAGATCGCACTGTTCTGCAATGTTCAGGAGAATGCCGTTGTTTCTGCACTCGACGTAGAAACGATATACGAGGTGCCACTTGCGTTTCACGATCAAGGGCTCGATGACCTTATAGTGAACACGCTTCACCTGAACGAGCAATTCCCAACGGCCGAACTTCGCCCTTGGCGCGAACTCGTAGCCACGATCAAGGAGCCGTCCGAAGGCGCGGTCAGCATAGCGATCGTTGGAAAGTACGTTGAACTCGAAGACTCTTACAAATCGCTTCGCGAGGCACTGACCCACGCCGGCGTAGCGAATGACCTTCGCGTGAATGTGACTTGGATCGAATCCGAAAATCTGATGAAGGACGGCTATGAGGTCGATCTGCAGGACTTTGACGCGATACTTGTCCCCGGCGGCTTCGGCAAACGCGGCATCGGCGGTATGCTCCGTGCGATCAAATACGCACGCCGATCGGGAACGCCTTATTTCGGCATCTGTCTGGGAATGCAGACCGCTTGTATCGAATTCGCCCGCAACGTCTGCGGTATGAGCGACGCCGATTCGACCGAATTCAATGAAGCGACGCCGTTCCCGGTCATATTTAAACTCCGTGATCTGGTTGATGTAGAAGAATACGGCGGTACGATGCGTCTCGGAGCATGGGATTGCTCTCTTAAGGAAGGTTCGCTAGCACGCGACGTGTACCACAGAGCCGATACTATTAGTGAAAGGCACCGCCACAGATACGAATTCAACCCTGAGTTTCGCGACGTACTCGAACGTGAAGGACTGGTATTCAGCGGAGTCTCGCCTGACGGGAAATTTGTCGAGATGGTCGAGCTGCCGCGTGAGGTGCATCCGTATTTCATCGCTTGCCAATTTCATCCTGAATATAAGTCTAAACCGCTCGACGTGCACCCGCTGTTTGACGCTTTTGTAAAAGCCGCATGGAATAATCGGGTCAGAAGCGAGAACCTGGAGCACGATGTGACCAGCGAAAAGCCGTTGGAACTGCCTGAACGAGCAGAGGTCGCGGCGGACTAA
- the kdsA gene encoding 3-deoxy-8-phosphooctulonate synthase: MQSFSVGNVGFGRGDLSFILGPCVVESYEHASMMASSIKEICDRVGVGFIYKSSFDKANRSSIESFRGDGLDRGLEILARVKDEVGVSVITDIHEPWQAEKAAAVADMLQIPAFLCRQTDLLIAAAKTGKAVNVKKGQFLSPWDAKNIVEKLQAAGCDKILLTERGASFGYNNLVVDLRSFPVMRSFGVPVVFDVTHSLQLPGGLGKATGGQAEYIEHFARAGVACGVDAVFMEVHNDPSKAPSDGPNQLPMSRLESLLTILKKIHELINEKTP, encoded by the coding sequence ATGCAGTCTTTTTCTGTCGGTAATGTGGGATTTGGAAGGGGCGATCTTAGCTTTATTCTGGGACCCTGCGTTGTGGAATCGTACGAACATGCTTCGATGATGGCTTCTTCGATCAAAGAGATCTGCGATCGTGTCGGCGTAGGCTTCATCTATAAGTCGTCATTCGACAAGGCGAACCGCAGCTCGATCGAGAGCTTTCGCGGCGACGGTCTGGATCGCGGGCTTGAGATCTTGGCTCGGGTGAAGGATGAGGTCGGCGTCTCCGTGATCACCGATATTCATGAACCGTGGCAGGCGGAAAAGGCAGCCGCGGTCGCTGATATGCTGCAAATTCCGGCTTTCCTGTGCCGCCAGACCGATCTGCTGATCGCCGCCGCAAAGACCGGAAAAGCCGTAAATGTTAAGAAGGGGCAGTTTTTGAGCCCGTGGGACGCGAAGAACATCGTCGAAAAACTGCAGGCGGCCGGCTGCGATAAGATACTGCTGACCGAACGCGGTGCGAGTTTTGGATACAACAATCTTGTTGTTGACCTACGATCGTTCCCGGTTATGCGGTCTTTTGGTGTGCCGGTAGTTTTTGATGTGACGCATTCGCTTCAGCTTCCGGGCGGATTAGGGAAAGCAACGGGCGGACAAGCGGAATACATCGAACATTTTGCACGAGCGGGCGTCGCATGCGGGGTCGATGCCGTATTTATGGAGGTCCACAACGATCCGTCAAAGGCTCCAAGCGATGGACCGAATCAGCTGCCTATGTCGCGGCTTGAATCCCTGTTGACGATACTGAAAAAGATCCACGAACTGATAAATGAAAAAACACCTTAG